The DNA region CAACTATCTGGCCGCGGGCGGCAAGCGCTCGCTCGCCGATTACTATCACGCGGCGTATAGCGGCGCGCGTTTCTCCGGCTCGCTGAAAGAGCGCGTGGTGTTCGCGGACCACAGCCTGTCGACCGATGAAGTGTTTCTCGAAGCGCATCTCGTATCGTGCCGCAATGTTCTGATCTATTTTGATCGCGGCCTGCAGGACCGCGCGCTGGGGCTGTTCAAGGACACGCTGGTGCGGCGCGGCTTTCTCGGACTCGGCAGCAAGGAAAGCCTGCGTTTTTCGACGCAGTACGATGCATTTGAAGAATTTCGCGAGCGCGAGCGCATCTATCAGAAGCGTTAGACTGCCCGCGCACTCCCATATCGAACGAACGATCAACGCGTATGAACACACTTCGCCGACCTTCTCCGCCGGGCGCAGCCGCGCCAGTGGAAACGCGTGCGTTCGAGGCGGTCGCGATCGGCGCGTCGGCGGGCGGCATCGACGCATTGAGCGTGTTGTTGCCCGCGCTGCCGGCATCGTTCAGGCTCGCCGTGCTGATCGTCTCGCACCTGCCCGCCGATTCGCCGAGCCTTCTGGCCGAGACGCTCGGCTATCGCTGCGCGCTGCCCGTCGTCGAGCCGGATGCAGGCGAGCCGCTCCTGCCGGGCCGCGTGCATCTCGCGCCGCCCGGCTATCACATGCTGATCGACGACGACCGCACGGTCGCGCTGTCGATCGATTCGACGGTGCGCTATTCGCGGCCGTCCATCGACGTGCTGTTCGAATCCGCCGCGCACGTGTACGGCGAGCGGCTGGTCGGCATCCTGCTGTCCGGCGCGAACGACGACGGCGCGCACGGCCTCGAAGTGATCCGCGCAATGGGCGGCATTGCGTGGGTGCAGGACCCGCAAACCGCGGTCTCGCCGACGATGCCACGTGCGGCCATCGCGCGCGGCGCCGTCGACGAAGTGCTTTCTCCAACCCTGATGGCCCGGCGGCTCGCCGGTTTGCCGGCTCACACTAGAACGATGACATGAGGAACTCAACCGTCAACATTCTGATCGTCGACGATATCGCGCATAACATCACGGCGCTCGAAGCACTGCTGGCACGCCCGGGGATCGAGCTGCTGGTCGCGAACTCGGGCACGGCCGCGCTCGACCTGCTGCTCAAGCATGAAGCCGCGCTCGCGATCCTCGACGTCAACATGCCCGGCATGAACGGCTTCGAGCTCGCGTCGCTGATGCGCGGCAGCCCGCGCACGTCGCACGTGCCGATCATCTTTCTGACGGCCACGACGGAAGACGCGTCGCGCACGTTTCGCGGCTACGAAGCGGGCGCCGTCGATTTCCTGCACAAGCCGTTCGACCCGCGCATCCTGCAATCGAAGGTCGATGTGTTCGTGCAGCTTGAGCAGCACAAGCGGCAACTCGCCGATCAGCTGCTGACCACGCGCCAGCTGCTCGAAGCGAACGAGATGTTGATGGCCGTGCTCGGCCACGATCTGCGCACGCCGCTCGGCACGGTGCTCGCGTCGGCGGAATATCTGGTGCGCAACGCCTCCGACGAGCAATCGGCGACCGTCGCCAACCGCATCAGGAACAGCACGATGCGCATGTCGCGGATGGTGCATCAGCTGCTCAATCTCGCGCGCCTGCAAGGCGGCCGCATGCAATTGCAGCCGCGTGCAAGCGATCTGGCGGCGCTGTGTCGCGGCGTGATCGAAGAGTTCGCGACGCACGAGCGCGCCGGACAGATCGTGTTGACTTCGCGCGGCAATACGACAGGCACGTGGGACACGGACCTGCTGTGGCAGGCCATTTCGAATCTGATCAGCAACGCGTTGCATCACGGCGAGCACGACAGCCCGATCACCGTCGATCTCGATGCCGACGAGCCGAACCGGCTCCGCCTGACCGTCGGCAATCGCGGCGCAATTGCGCCCGCGATGCTGCCGCATCTGTTCGAGGCCTTCGGCTCGAACGGCGCGGGCGAGCGCTCGCGCGAAGGGCTCGGCCTCGGGCTGCACATCGTGCACAAGATCGTGCACATGCATGGCGGCAAGGTGACGGGTAAATCGGACGAGATCATCGGCACCGTCTTTACGGTCGAACTGCCGCGCACCGCGCAAAGCTGGGTGCCCTGACACGGCGTGACGGCCACAGGCCGCGCGCCTGAAATACTTTGTAAGAGATGCGCCAGCGGCGCCCGCGCCTTGTGCGGCATGGGCAAGCGTCCGCGCCCCGTTTCGCGCGCCGCCCGGCGCGTGCGGCTGTCAGCCGATGTAATAACGGCTTGCCAGCAAACCGCACTACAATGCTTGCCGTCCGATGCCCGTTGTTCGCTTCTTCATCATGTCCAGCCGCCTTTCCCGTATTGCTCTCGCGTTCACCCTGCCCGTGCTTGCCGCGCTCGGCGCGTGCTCGACGCCGCCCAAGGCGAAGCTGCAGGAAGACTTCGTCAGCAGCGGCGCGAGCCCGTACACGCGCACGTTTCAGGTGACGAGCACGGAGGCCTGCGAAGGCGCGCGCCGCGCGCTGTTGAGCCAGGGCTACATGACGACGCTGGTGCGCCCCGATACCGTCGACGCCAGCAAGAACTTCCAGCCCGCCAGCGATTCGCACTTCACCGTCGAATTCCATATCGTCTGCACGGCGGGCGACGATGCGACCAACAGCAGCATCGTCTATGCAAACGCGGTGCAGAGCGGCTACGCGCTCAAGAAAAGCGATACGTCGGCGAGTGTCGGGCTGAGCGTGCTCGGCTCGCTGTCGCTGCCGATCCGCCAGAACAGCGACGCGATGGTGAAGATTTCCAGCGAAACCATCCAGTCGGGCAAGTTCTACGACGGCTTCTTCAATCTGATCAGCCACTATCTGGCGAATGTGGTGCGCAGCGTGCCCGTGCCCAGCAATACCGTCGACGCGACGCCGCTGCCGGTGCCCGCGCCCGCACCGGCGCTGGTCGTGACGCCGATGTCGTCCACGCCGGGCGGCAATGCGGCGCCTGTCATCATGCCCGCGCCTTCGAAGGAACAGACCGCGCCGCTTGCAGCGGCAGCGGCGCCCGTTGCTTCGGCAACGCCCGTCTCCGCGACGGCGCACGCGCACGAAGCGGCCGCCGCTTCACCTGACAGTACGCCTGCGTTCATTGAATCGCCGGCTTCGGATGCGGCGGCTTTGGCGCAGTGAAGTCCCCACTTCGTGTGGTCGGGTGATCGGAACCTGTGTCCCGCTGGTCGCCCCGAGGCGATTGCGCGCTTGGTCGACTCAAATCATGAGTCGATATTCACTTGCCCTGCGAACTGAATTGCCGCCTGCTGGCGCTCGCTTCTCTCCAGCTTGACCGGCGACCTGTCATTCACCCGGCGATTTTTATTTTCCGCCCCACACTCAAGATTCCAGCCATTTTGCCGACCGCGAACGATTATCTGTTTTAAATCATCGATCGGTAAAAATGGGCTGAGTAAGAGCGACCGAAGCATCGATATAAATCAAACAATCGAAAATATTTTCCTGATTCGGCTTTGCCCACACTTCAGCACAGCGTCGACCGAGCCGTTACTACCTTCACGGAATTAACAAAACGGTACGCAATTTTCAGGCAGCGAAACCTGCCGGTTCATTGGTGTGCCGCATGTGCCAAAAATTGGAGAAGGTCCATGTTTGTCGCTATTGGTTGGGTGCTGGTTCTCGGCTCTGTGATCGGGAGCTTCGTGGGAGTGGGCGGCCATTTGCCCGCGCTGGTTCAGCCGTTCGAACTGCTGTGCATTTTCGGCGCGGCAATGGGCGCGTTCGTCGTCAGCAATCCCGTTTCGGTATTGAAGAAAACCCTCAAGGCTTTGCCCGGATGCTTCAAGGGCGGCAGTTATTCGAAACAGGTTTATCTCGAGCTGATTGCATTGCTTTATGAGCTGCTTCAGAAAGCGCGTAAGGAAGGCATGATGGCGCTCGAAGCCGACGTGAATGCGCCTGAGGAAAGTGCGCTTTTCCAGAAGTATTCGCACGTTTTGAAAGACCATCATCTGCTTGATTTCATCGTCGATTATCTGCGGATGATGGCGACGGGCAACGTCAACGTGCACGAGATGCAGGACCTGATGGACGAAGAGCTGGCCACGCATCACGCCGAATCGTCGGTGGCCGCGAACGCGATCCAGAAGATGGCTGACGGTCTGCCCGCGTTCGGCATCGTCGCGGCCGTGATGGGCGTCGTGCACACGATGGGCTCGGTCGGCGCGCCGCCCGCCGTGCTTGGCGAGATGATCGCGGGCGCGCTGGTCGGCACGTTCCTCGGCATTCTGCTCGCTTATGGCTTCATCGGCCCTGTCGCCGATCTGCTCAATGCGAAGGGCCGCGCGGAAGCGAAGCCGTATCAGTGCGTGAAGGCCGTGCTGCTCGCGTCGCTGTCCGGCTACGCGCCGCCCGTCGCCGTCGAATTCGGCCGCAAGGTGCTGTTCACGGCCGACCGTCCGAGCTTCCAGGAGCTCGACGACGCCGTGCGCGCCACCAAGATGCCGAAGTCGGCCTGACGCGGGCTGGAAGGAGACTGTCATGGCCGAAAGACGACCGCGCAGCGAACAGGCGAGCGAGAAAGCCGCGCCCGTGATCGTGCGCCGCTCGAAAAAGGGCGACGGGCACGCCGGGCATCACGGCGGCGCATGGAAAATCGCCTACGCGGACTTCGTGACCGCGATGATGGCGTTCTTCCTGCTGATGTGGCTGCTCGGCTCGACGTCGAAGTACGAGAAGCAGGGCATCGAGGATTACTTCAACACGCCGCTGTCGAGCCTGCTCGGCGGCAACGAGGGCACCGCGGCGGCGCGTCCGAATGTGATCCAGGGCGGCGGCCGCGACATGTCCGACACGCGCCCCGGCGACGGCAAGAAAGCGCAGCAGGAACCTGCCAGGCCAACGCTCACGCAAGCGACGACGGCGCCCAACGACACCGCGCGTCTCGAACAGCTGAAAGCGAAGCTGTCGGCGCTGATCGAGCAGACGCCCGCGTTGAAGGCGTTCAAGGACCAGATCCGCATCTCGATCACGAACGAGGGCCTGCGCATCGAGATCGTCGATTCGCTGAAGCGCCCGATGTTCGCGACAGGCAGCGCGAAACTGCAGAGCTACGCGGTCGAGATTCTTACGCAGATCGGTGCGTCGCTGAACGATGTCGACAACCGCATTTCGATTGCAGGCCACACGGACGCCGTTACATACGCGAACGGCCCGGCCGGCTACTCGAACTGGGAACTGTCGTCGGAGCGCGCGAACGCGGCGCGGCGCGCACTGGTCGCGGGCGGCATGCGCGAAGACAAGCTGCTGCAGGTGCGCGGTCTGGCGGACGTACTGCCGCTCAACGCGAACGTCGCCGACGAGCCGACCAACCGGCGCATCAGCGTGCTCGTGCTGAACAAGGCGGCCGAGCAGGCGTTCTTCCGCGACGGCGGACGCACGTCGGTGGATGAAGCGCTGCCCGCAAGCGAGGCGATCCCCAACGTGGTGTCGAAACTGAAGGTAAGCACGCGCAGCGCGTATTGATCGCGAGGTCGTGTGTTCGGCCGCGCGCTTCGAAAGAAGCGCGCGGCTTTTTTTATCCGCTCCCGCGCGGATTCATCACCCGAATCGCCCGGACGACGAAACGGTCACACGCACTGTTTCGCCCTACGATACATTCACGTCGTCAATTGCGTCCGATCTTGCGCTCAGGCAAGGCAATTTCAGCGCTGCACTTCACAACCGCAACACGTTTCTGATATTGGTAGAGAAAGCGTAGCTGTTGCGCTTGCGCGAGATCACGCGTGCAAACGTGCATTTCCCTTCCATTGCTTCATTGACGGAGAACGACAATGCAAAGAAGACACTTCGTGACAGCAAGTATTGCTGCACTCGCATACGGCGGTCTGCTGTTGTCGGGCTGCAGCACGACGACGGGCAGCGGCGAATCGGCGGCAACCGACATGGCCAAGCGGCAGTCGATCGACGCCAGCGTCGACGGCGCGCTTGCGAAGCTCTACACGTCCGTACAGGGCTCGCGCGAACTGGTCGGCAAGGCGCAAGGCATACTTGTGTTCCCATCCGTGTTGCAGGTGGGCTTCGTGGTGGGCGGGCAGTATGGCGAAGGCGCGCTGCGCGTCGGCGGCAGCACGGCGGGTTACTACAGCACGATCTCCGGCTCGTTCGGCCTGACGGCGGGCGCACAGTCGAAGGCGATCATCTTCCTCTTCATGACCCAGGATGCGCTCGACAAATTCCGCAACGCCAAGGGCTGGTCGGCGGGTGCCGATGCGTCGGTGGCGCTCATCAAGGTCGGGGCGAACGGCGCAGTCGATACCACGACAGCAACCGCGCCTGTCGAAGCGATCGTCATGACGAATTCCGGGCTGATGGCCGACGTATCGCTGGCTGGCACCAAGGTGTCGAAGCTGAACATCTGAGCTCGATGCCGCGCGCAAACACAAACGGCTCGCCATGACCAAGGGCGAGCCGTCTGCTTTAGCGCGATGCGGCGATCAGAAGCGATACGTCACGCCGACCTTCACGATGGGATACCAGCGCCACTTGTCGGCCTTGTCCTGCAGATCCTGGCGTTCCTGGTCGACGTTCGCCTGACCGGCTTCAGCGACGATGTCCGCGGGGACGTCGAGCGTCACGTGCGGGCGGCCATAGGTGACGCCGGCATCGAAGAACGCCGAGAAGCCCTTCTGCGCGACGGGCGTATGACCAAAGCCAATGCCGATATACGGGCGCACCGTCGGATACTTCGCCTTCGCGTGAACGGTCTCGCCGTTCGTCGCGTAGTTGGTGCCATTGATATTGACCGTGCCGCTCGGGCTGTTCGCGTCACCCGACACGTTATCGCCGCCGATCAACATGCCGGCCGTGATGCGGAACGGCACCGTGGCGGGCGCCGGGAAGAAGTCGACGTACAGGCCGCCGTGATAGATCCTGGCCTTGCCGTCGTAGTTCAGGCCGCCGGCGCTGAAATCGTGCGAGAGCGCAAAGCCGTTGAATTCGGCGCGGATGTTGTTGCGCGTGCCAAGCGGTTCGGAGAAGCCGATACCGAGGCCCTCCGTGCCGACCTGACCATAAATTTCGTGAGCGTGCGCGACGGGCGCGGACAGCGCGAGGCCCGCCGCAAGCGTGACCAACAGCCTTTTCATCTGTGAGATTTCCTTCGGGGTTCTGGAGGGCGCCTGACCTTGACGCCGCGTGTATCGGGAAAAATTGCCCGTCACACGCAATGACCTTGCGTCGCGGCGGCGTCCCAGACCCGTCTTATTACGGACCACTCACAGACAATCTTTAATGAATATTTAAAACGTTCTTCAGGTGCCGACTCAAGCCCTTTAAATGCCGGGTTCCCCGGCTGAAACGGGCAAATTACCCGGTCTTACCAATGCTTTAAATCCGTCATTCGATGCCGCGCGTCAGTCGTTGAATCGCCTGAGGCGGCTGGCCGAATGCGCGCAAAAAAGCCCGTCGCATGCGCTCGCGGTCGCCGAAGCCGACATCGCGAGCCACCACGTCGACGCCGTGCCGCCCCGTTTCGAGCATCAGGCGCGCCGCTTCGACGCGCAGCCGCTCGACAGCCTTCGCCGGCGTCTGTCCCGTTTCTTCCCTGAATGCGCGCGTGAACTGCCGCGGGCTCAGATGCGCAGCATCCGCGAGCTGTTCGACGGAAAGCGGCGTGTTCAGATTGCGCCTCGCGTACGACAGCGCCGTCTGGATGCGATCGGACTTCGGCTCGAGTTCGAGCAGCGCCGAAAACTGCGATTGACCGCCCGCGCGCCGGTGATACACGACGAGCTTGCGCGCGACATGGCGCGCGAGTTCCACGCCCGCGTCCTTCTCGACGAACGCCAGCGCAAGATCGATGCACGCCGTCATCCCCGCCGACGTCCACACGTCGTTGTCGATGATGAAGATGCGATCCTCTTCCACTTTCACAGCCGGATAACGTTTGCGCATGTCGTCGGCGTAGTACCAGTGCGTGGTCGCGCGCCGGTCGTCGAGCAGGCCGGCATCGGCCAGATGAAACGCGCCCGTGCAGGCGGCCGCGACGCGGCGCGCCGCAGGCGCCGCCCGCTTCAGGAACGCGATCAGCGACGGCGGCGACGGCTGCAGATCGTTGTCGCCGACCACGAGAATCGTATCGAAGCGGCTGTCGTCGAACGGCCGGGTCGACACCTCGAAACCGGACGAGCACGGCACCGGGCCGCCGTGCTCGGACAGCAGGACGTATTCGTACAAGGGCTCGCTCATCTCACGGTTCGCGAACTCCAGCACGCTCGTCATGCCGAGATTCATCACCTGAAAACCGGGAAACAGAACAATTCCGACGCGCAGCATGGCTTCACTCCAGCGATGTCTGAAAAAGAGGCATATACGACATTGAGGCCATGTGAGTATGCACCTAATCTGATGGTCATGCAGACGACGCCGCGTCGCCTGCGCCCTCTGACCTCAGGAGCATTGATATGTCGAATTCTTCCAATACCGCAGCGAACCTCGGCACGGCCGTCGTGACGGGCGCCTCGTCGGGCATCGGCGCGATCTACGCGGACCGTCTCGCGCGTCGCGGCTATGACCTGATCCTCGTTGCCCGCAACCGCGCGCGTCTCGAACAACTGGCGACGCGAATCTCGAACGAAACGGGCCGCTCGGTAGAAATCGTCGCCGCCGATCTGAACGACGACGCCGATATCCGCCGCGTCGAAAACGTGCTGCGCACCGACGCGAGCATCACGATGCTGGTGAACAACGCAGGCGTCGGCGCAGCGGCGCCGCTGTTGGATTCCGAAGTCGACAAGATGGAAGCCATGATCAAGCTGAACGTCGTCGCGCTGACGAGGCTCACGTATGCCATCGCGCCGGGCTTCGTCGCGCGTGGCGGAGGCAACATCATCAACATCGCGTCGATCGTGGCGGTGGCGCCCGAAATCCTCAACGGCGTCTACGGCGGTACGAAGGCATTCGTGCTGGCGTTCACGCAATCGCTGCATCACGAACTGGCGAGCAAGGGTGTCAAGGTCCAAGCCGTATTGCCGGGCGCGACGCGCACCGAATTCTGGAGCGTCGCTGGCGTGCCGATCGAGGCCGTCGAAGAGCGAGGCATCGTGATGTCGGCGGAACAGATGGTGGACGCGTCGCTTGTCGGCTTCGATCAGGGTGAACTCGCGACGATTCCGTCGCTGCCCGACTACGCCGACTGGCAAGCGTTCGAGTCGGCGCGTACCGCACTCGGGCCGAACCTGTCGCGCACGGCGCCCGCTGCGCGGTTCAATGTCGCTTGATGTTGTGAGATGAGTGGTTGGCGACGCGACGGGGTTTCACGTCGCGTCGTGTTTTGCCGTGCGGGGTGCGGCGAGTTTATGCGCCTAAACCGCGTGGACGAAGCGACGGACGTCGCACGCCGCGAAGCGCCAGCCCGCGCCCAGCCGCAGAGTTTATGCGCCTAAACTCACCTCCCAGCCGAGGTCCGCCGCAGCCGCGCGCTACACGCATCACGCGCCAAGCAGCACGCCGGTACGAAACGCTCGCGTTCCCGTCACGCGCCCAAGCGGCGCACCCGCCGTCACGAATCGGATCGCGCGGCGCATATAGAGCACGCCCTCCGTATTGCTGGTGATCGTCGTGGTTTCGTCCGTCAACGGATCGACGATATCGAACAACGCGTCGCCGATGCGAATCCGGTCGCCGATCTTCACGCGATGCACGAGGATGCCGCTAACGGGCGCGTAGAACTGCTCGCTGCCCGCCAGCGGCGTCGCGGGCGTCGGCAGTTCCGGCAGCGGCTTCGCGCGGCCTTCAATCGCCTTGCGATGCGTCAGATAGTCGACCAGCGCGTCGGCATCCTGCTGCGCGACTTCATACGATACGTCGCGCTGTCCGCGGCATTCGATCGTCACGGCGACCGTGCCCGTCGGCACCGGCTTGCCTGCGGGCATCTGTTGCTGCAAATGCCACCACAAGAGGCTGTGCGTTTCATCGAACGCGTGGCCGCCCGAGTCGGTTGCGAGCAGTGACGCTTCCGAGCGCAGATAGCGCGCGAGCGGCTCGACCTCCGGCCAGCCCGCTTCGCTCGTGTAGACGTGCATCACAGCTTCGAGCGAGCAATGCAGATCGATGACGACGTCCGCATCGTAAGAAAGCTTCAGCAATGCGAGTTGCAGCGATTCGTACTCAGTGAGCGGCTTTTGCGCATCCAGTTGCTCACGCACCAGCGCGCGAATCAGCTTGCGGTTCTCCTGCGCATCGGAGCCGAGGCGATCTTTCGCGCGATCCAGCAGCGTCGTGAACTGCAGGAAGTGCCGGTTGAAGTTCTTGCCGCTGCCCGTTTCGAAACGGCCGATAAACTGACCGAGCACATGCTGCCCAAGCCCGACGGGATTCGCGACGGGCACGAGCACGATTTCGGCTTTCAGCAAGCCTTGCGCTTCGAGCTCGACAAGGCGCCGCTTGAGCAGCACCGTCGTGAGCATCGCGGGCGTCTCGTCCGCATGCAGCGACGACTGGATATAAATCTTCTGCCCGCTGTTTTGCGGGCCGAAATGAAACGCGACGAGTTCGCGTGACGTGCCCACGGCGGGCGAGAGAAGCGGAATCGATTGCCTGTTCATGTGACTCTTCTGAGTGTCATTCGACGTGTAAGCCGATCAGTTACCGTACGGATCGAAGTCGAAATACTTGTGCGCGATCTGCGCGTACGTGCCGTCTTTGCGCATCGACGCGATTGCCGTGTTGATCGACGTCTGCAATGCGGCTTCGTCCTTGCGCAAGCCGATGCCGACGCCGCGATCGCCCATATCGAGCGGCTCGCCGACGAACCCGAAGCCCTTGCCTTGCGGCGTGCGCAGGAAGCCATAGTCGGCTTCGACGGTGCCGAGCAACGCGCCGTCCAGGCGTCCGTTGACCAGGTCGCTGAATACTTCGTCCTGGCCTTTGTACGCCACCACGTGGACGCCAGCGGGCGCCCAGTGCGACTGCGCGAACGACTCGAACTGCGTGCCCGTTTGCACGCCGATCTGCTTGCCGGCAAGCGTCGCGGGTGCGCTTCCGTTCAGGGCGGTGCCCTGCTTCGCAACCAGCCGCGACTTGAACTGGAACAGCTTCGACGAAAAGAGAATCTGCTGCTCGCGCTTCGCGGTGATCGCCATCGACGACATGATCGCGTCGATCTTGCGCGCCTGCAGCGCCGGAATCATGCCGGAAAACTCCAGTTCGACCCATTCGCAGCGTGCGTGAATGCGCTTGCAGATTTCATTGCCGAGATCGACGTCGAAGCCCTTGAGACTGCCGTCCGGTGATTTCGCATCCATCGGCGGATAGGTCGGGTCGATGCCGAGACGAATCGTGTCGTTATCGCGTGCGAACGCGCCCTGGCTTGCGAAACCCAGTGCGGCAAGGAGAAGTATCAGCGAAGTCTTCATGACTAACGGGCCTATCGGTCGGCTGTGATGGGAGCATGCTGAGTCGATCCTACGATGCGCCAGTGATACAAAAAAGTGCAAATCTGTCTATCATGATCACTTCTTCTGATCGCCAGATTTTCCGTCCCTGTCGACGATGGCCCTGACCATTTCCCAACTTCGCGTCTTCACGGCCGTGGCCGAGCACGGCAGCATCCGCGCCGCGTCGCGCGCGCTCGGCATCGCGCAAAGCGGGATCACGCAGCAATTGCAGAACCTCGAATCGATGCTCGGCGCCACGCTTTTCACGCGCACGAATCGCGGTATCGCGCTGACGGCGGTTGGGCAGCGCATGCTGCAACGCGCGGCGACGATTCTCGGCGAATGCGCGCGAGCCGAACATGAAGCGCAGCAACTGCGCGGCGAGTATGCCGGACAGGTCACGTTCGGCCTGACGACCGAGCCGTTGATCGACGCGGGCGCGCCCGTGCTGACAGAGTTTCGCGAGCGTTTTCCGCGCGTGGCCGCGCACATGCGTACGGGCACGTCGCGGATGATGATCCAGTGGATACGGGAGGGCACGCTCGACTTCGCCGTCGCGCTCGTGTCGAAGCACACGGATACGACCGATCTGTCCGTGACGAAGCTGTACCCTTCCGATCCCGTCGTCGTATGCCGGCGTGGTCATCCGATGGCGCAGGCGAAGTCGCTTGCCGAACTCGCGGATTGCTCATGGATCGCGACGCGCTCGCCCAATCTCACCGACGATCCGCAAGCGCACCGCCTCAACGACCTGTTCAAGAGCCACCGTCTCGCGCCGCCAAGAATCGTCTCGACGGTCGAAGGGCTGTTCGAGTCGCTGCATCTGGTCAGCGAGACGGACTGTCTGTCGCTGGAGGCAGCCGTGGTGACGAAGCGCGGCCCGTTCGCGCGCGTGCTGACCACGATCGACGTGCGCGAGCGCGTGGCCGCGCAGGACGTCTGCGTGCTGCAACGCGCCGCCGCGCCGCTCACGCCCGCCGCCCAGGAACTCGCGACGATGATCGCGTCGTACACGCGAACCGTGCGCGCGCGAAGTCATCGGACATAGTTGAGCCGGCAACCACCGCGCACGGTTCGGGCTCCCGTAAACCCTCACCTGAACCACGTTCCGCCCGCCTTGGCAGAAAACCGCGCGCGGTTGGCAGCATCGCGCGTATCAATGCTTTTGCCGCGCACGAGGGCCCTCCCTACACTTTGATCACACGCCGATCGCTCGCT from Paraburkholderia caribensis includes:
- a CDS encoding transporter substrate-binding domain-containing protein — protein: MKTSLILLLAALGFASQGAFARDNDTIRLGIDPTYPPMDAKSPDGSLKGFDVDLGNEICKRIHARCEWVELEFSGMIPALQARKIDAIMSSMAITAKREQQILFSSKLFQFKSRLVAKQGTALNGSAPATLAGKQIGVQTGTQFESFAQSHWAPAGVHVVAYKGQDEVFSDLVNGRLDGALLGTVEADYGFLRTPQGKGFGFVGEPLDMGDRGVGIGLRKDEAALQTSINTAIASMRKDGTYAQIAHKYFDFDPYGN
- a CDS encoding LysR substrate-binding domain-containing protein produces the protein MALTISQLRVFTAVAEHGSIRAASRALGIAQSGITQQLQNLESMLGATLFTRTNRGIALTAVGQRMLQRAATILGECARAEHEAQQLRGEYAGQVTFGLTTEPLIDAGAPVLTEFRERFPRVAAHMRTGTSRMMIQWIREGTLDFAVALVSKHTDTTDLSVTKLYPSDPVVVCRRGHPMAQAKSLAELADCSWIATRSPNLTDDPQAHRLNDLFKSHRLAPPRIVSTVEGLFESLHLVSETDCLSLEAAVVTKRGPFARVLTTIDVRERVAAQDVCVLQRAAAPLTPAAQELATMIASYTRTVRARSHRT